Part of the Paenibacillus sp. FSL R7-0273 genome is shown below.
GGAAACGCCTTCCCAGGCAGCCGGGGTTCAGCAGCCCCAAGAAACGGGGAATGCCAAGCGGCCTGCGATTACAGCTGCGCCAGATGTCACAACAGCGAAACAAAATCCGGCTCCAAGCGGAACCGGTACAAATCAGGCCATTCCGCATGGCCTGCAGCTAATCGGCAGCACGGATCATTTTCCCCTCCGGTTCTGGAGTGAACTTCGCGATAACAGAACCGGGTCCGGCCGCTACCGCTCCTATTCCTTGAAAGAAATGAAGGAGGACCGGCACCGTTACATTCATCTGCTGGCTGACACGCCGTCAGGCAACAGCATGGAGGTGGTCTTATCCGGTCAAGGCCAGCCGATTGTTCTTGTTGGCGGGGTTGGTATGGCTTCACCGATGGTACTGAAGCAGCTTGAATACTTCTCGCATAACTATAAACTCATCTGTATCCATAATCCGGGCTGCGGCCTCAGCGAGGATATCAGCGACTACACGCTGGAGGGCCGGGCGGAGATTGTCGCCGGGGTGCTGGACAGCCTGGGCATAGCAGAGCCGGTTGCCTTCATCGGCCTGTCCTGGGGAGGATTGCTCGGGCAGACCTTCAGTGTAATGTATCCTGAGCGGGTATCACATCTCATCCTGGTCAGCTCCATATACGAAATTGTCAATGAAAATCCGAAAATGAATGCGGATGATGCGATGCGCCAGGATCTGGAGGCGGTGCCAGGCGGAACCGATTACCTGGAGCTGCTGGAATGCGGAAAGAGTATTGATCAGCAGATTTTTACCAAATACATGGAGTATTATCTGCCGGGTAACCAAAAAAGTTATTCGACCCTGAATATTCTCACACAGATCCAAGCACCCGTACTGATCGTCTACGGAAGAAACGACACTATTATCAATACACGTCAATCCAAAGTAATGGGAGCAAGCATACCGGGAGCGAAGATGCTGGAACTGGAAGATGCGGCGCATTTTCTGTTTATGACGCACCATGAACAGCTTAACCGCGCGGTAGCCGGCTTTCTTTCCGGAAACTGCGGGCAAAGCTCTTTTAATCTTAAGGACAACCTGGAGCAAATGCTCGATTTCGAGCAGCGGCGCACGGCGGAGCTGTCGATTCGCGGACTGGAATGCTACGGGGGGCTTGAAGAACAGCTTAACCGGCTGTGCACGGGCTATGCTTACCGGTTCCTGAAGGAGTCCGGCATTGACGTGAGCCCAGGCACCATCCACGACCGGAGAGAGTGGGCACAGCATCTCCATTTGCCTGCAGCCTACACCAGACTGCTGGACTCCATGATCGACATGCTGGCGGAAGATGGCATCGTGAAGCTGATGGACAGCCGGGTGAAGTTTATTGCAGCCCCGTCTGCAGTTTCCGATCCCCAGCCGCTGTACGAAGCCTGTCTGGAGAGCTATCCCGATTTTAAAGGCATGCTTGTCTTTCTGGATTACTGCGTCGGGAAGTACAAAGAGGCGCTCAGCGGCCGGATTCCTGCGGTCAGCGTGCTTTTTCCGAAAGGAAGCTCGGAGGCGCTGGAGCAGAGCAATCAGGATACAGTGGAGCATGGTAAAGAGCGGGTCTATGCCGGAGTCGTTCATGATGCGCTTGCGCTGCTGATTGACGGTGCGGAGCAGGGAAAGGTAATCAATATTCTTGAGGTAGGGGGAGGAACGGGCCTGTTGACCCGCCAATTACTTCCCCTTGCAGAACGCGCCAACGTCAACTACTGGTTTACCGACATCGGCGAATATTTCCTTGGCAAGGCGAGGCAGAACCCTGAATTTGCCTGCCTGAACTTCAAGGCGTTTGACATTACCAAAGACCCGAAGGCTCAGGGATTTGTACCGGGCAGCTTTGATGCCGTGCTCGGTCTGAACGTAGTTCACGCAACCAGAGACATTGGAGGAACAGTGGACAATCTGAAGCCTCTTCTGGTGCCGGGCGGGGTCATGATGCTGATTGAAGCGTGCAAGCCGCAGCGCTGGGTAGATATGGTCTGGGGGCTAGCCGAGGGCTGGTGGGTCTTCGAGGATCATAATCTACGGCACAAATCACCGGTCATTAATCCGTACGCCTGGGAAAAGGTGCTCTCCGATTCCGGCTTCGGGGAGGTTCAAGTGCTTCCGAATAGCGATGCCGGGCGGTTTGAGGCAGATTGTGTGCTGGCTGTTGCCCAATATCAATAAATATTCAATAAAATAAGATGATTTTTAACATTATACAGCATAAACATTCATTGACATTAGTGGAGCTATTAGCTGATAATTTAGTAGATTAACAAGGTAATATGTGGAAATATGACAGGTAATCCCTTAGAGGAGGCGGAAATGGAAGCAACCTATGATTTGTTTACCATTAAGACGCAATGTATAACCTTTGTGAATTACGCGTATCTCGGAATCGACAAATCCTCCCGTAAAGCTTTTGTTGTGGATCCATCCTGGGATGTTTCGCAGCTTGTACATAAACTGAACGAGCATGGGGCAACGCTGGAAGCGGTGCTGCTCACCCACTCCCATTTTGACCATACAAATATGGTGAACAAGCTGGAAATGCTCTATCAGCCTACCGTCTATCTTTCCAAAAGAGAGGCTGAGTATTACCGTTACCGCTGCAACCGGTTAAAAACCGTGGAGGACATGGAACGCATCCGTATCGGCGATACCCTCATTAACTGTCTCGTCACACCCGGCCATACTCAGGGCAGCGTCTGCTATTGGGCCGGCGGTAATCTGTTCTCCGGGGATACAGTATTCATCGAAGGCTGCGGCTTGTGCGACAGCGAGGGCGGGTCGGCAGAGGATATGTATTACAGTATCCACCGGCTGATCTCACTAATCCCGGCCAATGTACAGGTGTACCCGGGACATTCCTTCGGAGAGCCTCCCGGCAGGGAAATGAGCTATTTGTATAAAAAGAATCTTTATTTCCAGATTGATGATATTAATCATTTTGTAAAATATAGGAACCGGAAGAACAATACCAGAATTTTTGATTTTAAATAAAGAGATGTTCGATTCCGGGAGGTACAAAAGTGCAGAGCGAAACGGTTTTTATGTTCTCCGGACAAGGCTCCCAGTATAACAAAATGGGCCTTGAATTGTACGACGCAAATCCTGTCTTCCGCCAAACGATGGACCTGCTGGACGGAAGCTTCCGGGAATTGACCGGAAAAAGCGTTGTGGAAGAGCTTTATCATAATACCAAGCGGAAGGGTTCGCGGTTTGATGACATTTTTTATACGCATCCTGCTGTCTTCATGGTTCAATATGCACTGGCCGAAGCGCTGATCGCTGCCGGTGTCCGTCCCCGTCATGTCCTGGGCGTCAGCCTTGGAGAATACGTTGCCATGGCTGTTGCAAAGGTGCTGCCGCCGGAACGGGCGCTGAAGCTTATCGTCCAACAAGTGGAGCTGCTGAAGTTAACATGCACAACCGGTGCGATGATCGCCATCCTGGACAATGAGCGGCTGTACCATGAGCATACGGCGCTCAATGAGAATGCCGAGCTGATCGCTGTAAACTATGACAAGCATTTCACCGTTGCGTGCAGCCGGGAGCAAGCCGCGAACATTCAGCAATTTTTAAAAGAAAAAAATACCGCCAGCCTGAAGCTGCCCGTCAATTATGCATTTCACTCCTCAGCCATCGACGGACTCCGTGAGCCGTATTGCGGTATTTTGCACGGCTGTAGATACGGCTTACCTGAAATCCCGGTCTATTCAGCCATGACAGGCGGGAGCGTAAGACGTATCGGTGACTGCTTTCTCTGGGATGTGCTGAGACAGCCAATGAATTTCAGGGGCGCATTACAGGCTGCCGCAGATGGTAATCCGAAAGTTTTTCTGGATCTGGGGCCGTCAGGAACGCTGGAGAACTTCTGCAGGAATCTTCTGGCCCCTCCGGAATCCAAAAAAACAAAGTCCATCATTACCCCGATGGGCAGCGATCTGAAGAAGCTGAATGAGACTATAGCTTTTTGCAGGCAGATGAACCTTACAAGGGATGGGGAGAAGGCGAAGATGAAAGCTTACTTATTTCCGGGGCAAGGCGCACAATCGGTTGGCATGGGAGGCTCGCTGTTTCAGGAGTTTCCGGAATATACCGCCGTTGCCGACAAGGTGCTGGGCTACTCAATTGAAGAGCTCTGCCTTAAGAACAGCGGCAAGCTGCTGGATATTACGGCTTATACACAGCCAGCGCTTTATGTGGTCAATGCACTGTCTTACCTGAAGGATCAGCAGGAGTACGGAGAAAGTCCCGATTTTGCTGCCGGACACAGTCTGGGTGAATACAGTGCTTTGTTTGCTGCAGGCGTATTTGATTTCGAAACCGGACTAAGGATTGTACAAAAAAGAGGCGCGCTGATGAATACGGCAACCGGAGGCGGCATGGCTGCCGTCATCGGCCTGACGGAAGAAGCGATCCGCGAGATTTTGTCCCGGTACGGACTGGACCGGCTTGATGTCGCCAACCTTAACACCCCTACGCAAATTGCCTTGTCCGGATTAAAGGAGGATATCCTGGCGGCCAAGGAGATTTTTGAGGGCAACGGCGCAGCAGCCTATGTGGTTTTGAACGTCAGCGGAGCGTTTCATTCCCGGTACATGCGCGATTCCGCCATGCAGTTCAAGCAGTTCCTCGAGCAGTTCAACTTTGCGGCACCGAAGATGCCCGTCATTTCCAACCTGACAGCCAGACCCTACACTGTGAACAATATCGTTCATTACATGACCGAGCAAATGCTCAGCAGCGTAAAATGGACGGAATCCGTACGCTATCTGATGGGGAAACATCCGGAAATAGAGCTGAAACAGCTCGGCCCGGGCCATGTAATCGCCGGTCTGGTCAGCAAAATTAAAAGAGAAGCGGAGCCGCTAATTATTCACGACGAAGAGTCTGCGGCAGATATCACCTTAGAGGAAACAGCAGTGTCTGCGGAGCTTACGGCCATTGAGCTTGTTCCCGAGGAAATGTCCGCCAATAAAGAGCCTGTGACCGAAGCGCCTGCGATATCCAAAGCCATGCCGGTACCTGCATATGAGGCTCCGGCCGATCCGGGTCCCTCTTTCATGGCCGGCGATCTTGAGCGCAAAGACGATTCAATTCCTGTAACAACGAATATTACATCTATTATTCCTGCAAGCATAGTTACATTGGCTGAGCCTCTTCACAGCGAAGCAGCAGCAGCTGTCACCGGAACAGGCTTAGGCAGCTCCGGCTTCAAGCGGCGTTACGGCCTGAAATATGCCTATGTCATGGGCGGCATGAACGGCGGAATTTCCTCTCAGGAGCTTGTAACGGCGGCGGCAAGAGCTGGCTGCCTCGCGTTTCTCGGAGCTGGCGGAATGTCTAAGCCGGAGCTGGAAGGCTCGATCCGCGGCATCCGCAGCGCGCTGGGGAACACCGGTACCTTTGGGGTAACCGTGATGTATCATCCGATCTATTCCGCCAGAGAGGAACGGCTGATCGATACGCTGCTGCAGGAAAAAATTCAATTAATTGAAGCAACCTCCTACTTGACCCTAACCCCGGCTCTGGTGAAGTACCGTATTCTGGGACTTACTCAAGCTCCCGACGGAACGGTTCAAGCCAATAACCGGATTATAGCCAAGATCAGCCGCCCGGATATCGCCAAAATGTTCATGCTGCCGCCGCCGGAACGCATCGTCGAAAGGCTGCTGAATTCAGGAAGCATCACACCGGAGCAAGCAAAGCTGGCCAGGCTTGTGCCGGTGGCGGATGATCTTTGCGCCGCAGGCGATTCGGCCGGTCCGACAGATCAGGCCAATCTGCTAAGCCTGCTGCCGACTGTCATCCGCCTGCGGCGTGAAGTCTCGCGTGAGTTCGCGGCGGCAAGCGGCATCCATATCGGCGCAGCGGGGGGCATCGGAACGCCTGAAGCAGCGGCAGGAACGTTCCTGATGGGAGCTGATTTTATTTTGACCGGCTCAATTAATCAATGCACGGTGGAAAGCGGAGCCAGTGCTGAAGTTAAGGATGTGCTGGAGCAGGTCAATGTTTATGACATGGCCTATGTGCCTTCAGTTGAACTGTTCGAGCTGGGCGGCAAGGCGCAGGTCGTTAAGAAAGGCTTGTTCTTCTCGGCAAGAGCCAACAAATTATACGAGCTGTACCGGAATTGCGCTTCCATCGGCCAGCTCGAAGCCAAAACCAGAAGTCAGCTGGAGGATAAATATTTCGGCCGGACGATGACATCCATTCTTGAAGAATGCAAGCGGGAGATGGCTCCGGAGGAGCTGGCCTCCGTCAACGTTGATCCGAAGCAGCAGCTCGCTGCCGTCTTTAAATGGTATATCGAAAACGGCAGAAAGACGGCTACTTCCGGAGAAACCGCCAACAAGGTTAATTACAGCATTATGTGCGGGCCGGCGGCCGGAGCCTTCAATCAATGGGTGAAGGGTACGCCGCTCGAAGCCTGGAGGAACCGCAAAGTCGGCGACATCGCCGCGAAGCTGATGGATGAAGCTGCCACTATAGCCAAAGGAGAGATTGCCCTGTGAATAAAGCGGAGATTAGCAAAGAGCAGATATTTGAAATTATGAAGGATAAAATGCTGGACATCCTGCCTGATTTGGATGCACAACGGATCAGCAGAGAAGTGAGCATGAAGGATTTGGGGGCTAACTCTATCGACCGCTTCGATATCATTTCCGATACGATGGACGAACTACAGCTGAAAATTCCGCTCGTCCAGTTCGGTAATCTTAAGAACATCGGAGAGGTTGTAGATTACCTGCATGAGAACCTCTAGCGGCGGCTCCGCTTACCGGTTTCAGCAGCTCAGGCCGGTCGCCGTCACGGGGATCGGCCTGGCCGGAGCGGCGGGAAGCGATATCTCAAGCTTCGAACGGAATCTGCGGGAAGGGCGCAGTGCAATTGGTTATATGCACGGACTTACGTATCCCGGCGGCAAGCCGCTGATCGGAGCGGAGCTTGATGTGCAGCAGCTTCAAGAGGAATTTCACAGATACTTACCGCTTCTGAGCCGGCCCTCAGGCAGACTATTCAAAATTTCAGGCAAGTCGATTCAAGCTTCAGCCGTGGCTGGTGCGGAAGCCTGGAGCCGGGCCGGGCTTCACGAATACAGTCCTGCCCCTGAGCGAATCGGCATCATCGTCGCCGGCAGCAATATCTCCCCAGCCACCGGTTACTCGGCTTACGGAGAATTCGCTGAACAGCCCGGGCTGCTGCATCCCCGCTATGCCCTTAGCTATATGGATACCAACCAGATCGGCGTACTCAGTGAAATGTTCGGCATCCGGGGCGAAGGCATGACCGTCGGAGGGGCTTCTGCAAGCGGCAATGTAGCCATTTTGCAGGCCGCACGGTGGATTCAGCTCGGCATCGTGGATGTGTGCATGGTAGTGGGAGCCGCGGCGGATTTATCCCCGCTGGAGATTCAGGGCTACATCAACATCGGCGCCTATGGCGGAAACAGCTTCGACGGGGCTCCGCAGAAGGCGTGCCGCCCCTTTGACAGGGGCCACGAAGGGTTTATTCTAGGGCAGACCTCAGCCTGCCTCATCCTCGAAGGCGCGGACAGTGCCTATTCCCGCCAGGCGGAGGAGGTGGCAATCGTAGCCGGCGGCGCAGCGGCGCTTGACGGACACAGCCTGTCCGATCCCAATGAGGAAGGGCAGGCAGGAACGATGGAGGAAGCGCTCCGCAGTGCGGGGCTGTCCGCCTCTTCCATTAACTATATCAATGCCCACGGAACCTCTACACCGCTCGGAGATATAACCGAGCTGGGCTCTATCCGGCGTGTATTCGGAGAACATCTGGAACAGGTGCGGATCAACTCAACCAAGGCGCTGACAGGCCATTGCCTCTATGCCGCCGGTGTAGTGGAGGCCGCCGCTGTCATCATTCAGATGCAGGGGGGATTTCTTCATCCGCAGATTAATTTAGAGGAGCCGGTAAGCATGGAGCACCGCTTCGCTTCACAGAAGGCGGAGGCGGCCGATATCCGGTATGCGCTGAGTAACTCATATGGTTTTGGCGGTATCAACACCGGGATTATTTTCAGGAAAGGATCGTGCTGAATGCGGACAGGAATTGAAAGCATTAATTTTTATGGAGGACCGGCATCGATTTCGGCCCGCAGCATCTTTGAAGGCAGAGGGCTGGATCTCAGCCGGTTCGACAATCTGATGATGGACCGCAAATCGGTGGGCGTAGCATGTGAAGACGCCGTTACCAATGGAGTCAACGCCGCAAAGCCGATCATCGATGCTTTAAGCGATGAAGAAAAGAACCGGATTGAACTCGTCATTACGGCGAGCGAATCCGGCGTTGATTTCGGTAAATCCCTAAGTACATATATCCATGATTATTTGGGGCTTGGCCGCAACTGCCGCCTGTTTGAGCTGAAACAGGCGTGCTATGGGGGAACGGCGGGTCTGCACATGGCAGCGTGCTTCGTCGCATCCAATGTATCTCCGGGAGCAAAGGCGCTAGTAATAGCCACAGACGTGGCCCGTGCCGCTGCCAAAAGCACCTATGGGGAACCATCCCAGGCAGTAGGCGCGATAGCCATGCTGATCAGTGATAAACCGGATATTCTGGAACTGGATTTCGGGGCCACCGGACAATACAGCTATGAAGTGATGGATACTTGCCGGCCGCTCCCGGAGATCGAGACCGGAAATCCGGATTTGTCCCTGTTGTCCTACCTCGATTGCCTGGAGAATTCCTATAAGAATTACAAGCAGAAGGTGGAAGGCGTTCATTTCCTGGAAACCTTCGATTATCTGGCCTTCCATACGCCGTTCGGCGGGATGGTGAAGGGCGCGCACCGCAAGCTGATGCACGATGAAATGAAGCTCAGGGGAGCCGCTGTCCAGCAAGATTTTGACAAAAGAGTTGCTCCTGCACTCATCTACGGGATGCAAGTCGGTAATGTGTACTCGGCTGCGCTTTATTTAGGCCTATGCAGCCTGATTGACCATGCGCCGGTGGACGACTACCGCAGGGTCGGGTTGTTTTCGTACGGCTCCGGCTGCTCCTCGGAATTTTACAGCGGAGTGATCGGGCCGGACTCAGCCGCTAAGCTGGGAGTGATGAACATCGGCGGGCAATTGGACAGCCGCTATGAGCTGAGCTTCGATGAGTATGAGCAGATTCTGGACCAGAATGTGGAGTGGCTGTTCGGGATCCGCGACAAGAAGGTAGATTTCTCCGGCTTCAGCCGGGTATACGAGCATTTTTTCAAAGGTAAGGGTTATCTTGTACTGACTGAAGTCGATGATTTCCACCGGAAATACGCATGGAGCTGAACGGACTAATGACTTACCGCACGCTAGTGCTCAGCCATGTGTCTGAAGGCTTGTACAGCATCCGGCTAAGCCGCCCCGAGGACAAGAACAGCCTTACCGCGCCGCTTGTGGCCGAGCTCTTGCATGCCCTGGCTGCGCTTGACGAACGGGAAGAATGCAAAGCTATTGTGCTAGAGGGAACAGCGGGATTTTTCTGCACCGGCATGAATTTCCAGGCCTTTGATGAAGAAAACGGGAGTGAAGCGGGGCAAGCCGCTCCGGCTTCAGCCGATTTTCTGCGCACGATGAAGACCATAAGCGGGCTGTCCAAGATCGTCATCGCCAAAGTGGACGGCCAGGCACTGGCCGGAGGAGTCGGGCTTGCGGCCGCCTGCGATTATGTTGTCGCTACGCCCCGTTCCACCTTTGCACTGCCGGAAGCCATCTGGGGACTTATCCCCGCACTGGTCAGCCCTTATCTGATCCGCAGGACCGGTTACTGGCAGGCTTACAAAATGACCTTGACCACCTTGCCGCTGAGCGCAGAAGAAGCGCTGCACTGGCGTTTGGCGGATGAAGTATCTTCCGATCCCGATGCCGTAATTTCAAGGCTTTACCGGAGAATCATGCGTGTTGCCCCGGGAACCGTCCGGGAAATCAAAAGCTATTTCAAGCAGATGTGGATCATCAACGAAACGATGGAGCAAACAGCGATCGCAGAGATCGACAAGCTGACGGCATCGCCGGAGGTCCGGGAGGGCATCCAAAACTATGTACGCTACAAACGGTTTCCGTGGGAGAAAGGATAGGTGACCCGGCATGCGGTACTCTTCATTTACTCGCCGTTATGCGGATTATTGGGCGGAGGGAGTATGGAATATAGCTTTTGAGCTGGAAGGTGTGGAGCCCTCCGCTTCTTTCCGACTGACTGTGGCTGCCCTTCCTCCTGAAGCGGCTGCGGCAGATTATCTGAGCCTGTCCGAACAGGCGGAGTATGCCCGCTTTCAATATCCGCGCCGCCGCTGCAGCTATTTACTGGGGAAGCTGTCCGCCAAGCTGGCACTGGCAGGAGAAGCTGATGATCTGTCCGCTATCGCCATTGAACACGGCATAATGAACCAGCCCGTCGTCTCCGGCAGCTCCCGCAAAATCACGGTTACCCACTGCGACAGCCTTGGTGCGGCGCTTGCCTTTGACCAGCGGCTGCTTGCAGGGGTGGATATTGAGCTTATCAGCGAGCAGGCGAGGGACGCTTTGCGGAGGATTACTTCCGTAGAGGAGGAGCGCCTTAGCTCAGGACCTCAGCAGGATATGGGGCAGACCGCATTTCTGACCTTGCTCTGGACGGCAAAGGAAGCAATGTCCAAGGTGCTGCTGACCGGCTTTACGGTTGCAACCGAGCTGTTCGAGGTGAAGACGCTGGAGCGGAGGAAATATGGCGTTGTAGGACGTTTTTGCAACTTCCCGCAGTTCCTGTCACTATCTGTGCTGCGCGAGGAATATATATTCAGCATGGTACTGCCGGCAAAAGCCTTTGCCCCCGGAGAAGAGGACCGGCTGCTTGAGCGCATTCATAACAGTCTTCCGCAGCTTCCGGCAGGGCTGTATGCTAACGGACTCAAATGACACTGCCGGAATGACAAAGCCCTTTGTTTATTTGGAGCACTTTAAAGGTTCAAATTCACAACCATTTGGGAGGTTCACTTATGAAAAGTCTGGTGCTTTATACAAGTGTCTATGGAAGTACGCGGCAATATGCGGAATGGATTGCCAAGGAGCTTGGCGCGGCTCTGGCCGATATTGACCAGTTCGATTTGGCCGAGGCAGACGGGTATGACACCATTATTCTCGGCACCTATGTCCGGGTGGGCAAACTGGTGGCCGGTGATTATCTGAAGAAAATCTGGCCCCGTATCCAGAATAAAAAAGTGATCCTCTTCTCCGTTTCCAAAACCCCTGTGGAAAGCGAAGCGGCAGTAAAAAACTACCATAAAAGCGTTCCCGAAAAAATCCGCTCTGCAATCCAATATTATCCGCTGGAGGGGCGGTTCGTGTTCGGGGAGCTGGCGGAGAAGGACAAGACTACGATGCGGATCGGACAAAAAATGACCCGTATTTTTATGGGCAAGGCGATGGCAGAGGAAATGGTGCGGGATTGCGACGATGTGCGTCCGGAGAACATCAAACCGATGTTGGACGCCTTACGCCGCAGCTCCTAATCCTGCATGGAGAATGCACATAAAGCAAATCAATTGCGGATCGCTGTATGCGTCAAGCAGGTCAGCCTTCCCCGGGAAGGAATTGCGCTGAATCCGGCTGACCGGTTTGCGCTTGAGGAAGCGCTGCGGATCCGCGAGTCGGCGGGCGGCGAGGTTACTGTGGTCAGCATGGGCGCGGAGCCTGCGGCCAGGGTGCTGCAGGGCTGCATTGCGCTTGGTGCAGACAAAGGGCTGCTGCTGTCAGACAAAAGATTTGCGGGCGGGGACACGTTGGCCACCGCCGCCGTAATCGCGCGCGGATTGTCCGCGGAAGTCAAGGCGGAGCTGGTGGTTTGCGGCAGCCATTCCGTGGATGGAGAGACGGGGCAGGTCGGTCCTGCACTTGCCGAGAAGCTGGACTACTCCCACACTACCCATGTGACCGGGATCCTGCATCTGGATGGACAACGCATCATCTGCAGGCGGAATACCGGCGCCGGAGAAGAAACCATAGAGCTGCTGTTACCCGCTCTTATTACCATCCACCACGGAATGAACCAGCCCCGCATGGCGACAGTCAGGGGCATACTCAAGGCGAACCGCAGCACCATCAGACGCCTGAACGCTGCGGACCTCAAGCTGCCGCCGGAGCAATGCGGCCTGGCTGGTTCACCCACCCGGGTTAAGGAAACGACAAGCGCTGTTATCTCCCCGCAGAATCCGTTCGCTGCGGGCGGCGATAGCCTGGAGCAGCAGATCGGGGTCGTGGCAGAGCTGCTGCTCAGACAAATGAAGCCGGGGGAAAGAGGCCCGGCGCAGCTGCTCCATTCCTGTGGCGGCGAAAGGAGCATATGATGATGGATCGGCAGTATGGCAGCAATGAGGACCGGGGGATCATGATTATCGCGGAATGCGGGCCTGCGGGTCCGCAGCCGGTGCTCTATGAGCTGCTGGGCGCGGCTTGCCGGCTGAACGCGCAGCTTGCCACCGAAATTTCCGTTGCGCTCATCGGCAGCGGCTGCAAAGCATTCAGCGGCGGCTGTATCCGCCATGGCGCGCATAAAATATACGTCCTCGATGATCCGCGGCTGTGGCCGGTTAATGAAGAGATCTATACCGGACTGCTGCACCAGCTTCTGGAAGACACACGCCCGGAAATTGTGCTGCTGCCCTCGGCCATACATAGCAAATCGATTGCGGCCCGGCTGGCTTCCCGGCTGAATACGGGGCTTACCGCGGATTGCACAGACCTGGATATCAGCCTGCCGGACAGGACGCTTTTGCAGATCAGGCCCGCCAGGGAAGGAGCACTGCTGGCTACGGTTGTCTGCGCCCGGGCACGGCCGCAGATGGCTACGGTCCGCCCCGGCGTTATGCAGCCGGGAAGACCCGATCCTAGCCGGACAGGGATTGTCATTCATCGTCCGGTTGTCCTTCCCGTACATCTGCGCACCTCGGTTATCGAAACGATTGGCGAGGCCGCCGCACGTCCTTCCTCCGGAAATAGCAGCATCATCGTTGCCGCAGGAAGGGGCGTCGGCGGGAAGGAAGGATTGGAGCTCGTGCGTGAGCTTGCTGATTGTCTGGGGGCGGACATAGGCGCGACCCGTCCGGTTATCGATCAGGGCTGGATGGACAGCTCCAGGCAGATCGGATTGACCGGCAGACAGGTAAGCGGCAAAATCTACATCGCTGTCGGCATCTCAGGAGCCATTCAGCATACAGTAGGCATCCGGGGGATGGACACTGTCATTGCGGTTAACCCGGACAAAGAAGCAGCGATTTTCAAGTCTGCCCATTACGG
Proteins encoded:
- the fabD gene encoding ACP S-malonyltransferase: MQSETVFMFSGQGSQYNKMGLELYDANPVFRQTMDLLDGSFRELTGKSVVEELYHNTKRKGSRFDDIFYTHPAVFMVQYALAEALIAAGVRPRHVLGVSLGEYVAMAVAKVLPPERALKLIVQQVELLKLTCTTGAMIAILDNERLYHEHTALNENAELIAVNYDKHFTVACSREQAANIQQFLKEKNTASLKLPVNYAFHSSAIDGLREPYCGILHGCRYGLPEIPVYSAMTGGSVRRIGDCFLWDVLRQPMNFRGALQAAADGNPKVFLDLGPSGTLENFCRNLLAPPESKKTKSIITPMGSDLKKLNETIAFCRQMNLTRDGEKAKMKAYLFPGQGAQSVGMGGSLFQEFPEYTAVADKVLGYSIEELCLKNSGKLLDITAYTQPALYVVNALSYLKDQQEYGESPDFAAGHSLGEYSALFAAGVFDFETGLRIVQKRGALMNTATGGGMAAVIGLTEEAIREILSRYGLDRLDVANLNTPTQIALSGLKEDILAAKEIFEGNGAAAYVVLNVSGAFHSRYMRDSAMQFKQFLEQFNFAAPKMPVISNLTARPYTVNNIVHYMTEQMLSSVKWTESVRYLMGKHPEIELKQLGPGHVIAGLVSKIKREAEPLIIHDEESAADITLEETAVSAELTAIELVPEEMSANKEPVTEAPAISKAMPVPAYEAPADPGPSFMAGDLERKDDSIPVTTNITSIIPASIVTLAEPLHSEAAAAVTGTGLGSSGFKRRYGLKYAYVMGGMNGGISSQELVTAAARAGCLAFLGAGGMSKPELEGSIRGIRSALGNTGTFGVTVMYHPIYSAREERLIDTLLQEKIQLIEATSYLTLTPALVKYRILGLTQAPDGTVQANNRIIAKISRPDIAKMFMLPPPERIVERLLNSGSITPEQAKLARLVPVADDLCAAGDSAGPTDQANLLSLLPTVIRLRREVSREFAAASGIHIGAAGGIGTPEAAAGTFLMGADFILTGSINQCTVESGASAEVKDVLEQVNVYDMAYVPSVELFELGGKAQVVKKGLFFSARANKLYELYRNCASIGQLEAKTRSQLEDKYFGRTMTSILEECKREMAPEELASVNVDPKQQLAAVFKWYIENGRKTATSGETANKVNYSIMCGPAAGAFNQWVKGTPLEAWRNRKVGDIAAKLMDEAATIAKGEIAL
- a CDS encoding MBL fold metallo-hydrolase, encoding MEATYDLFTIKTQCITFVNYAYLGIDKSSRKAFVVDPSWDVSQLVHKLNEHGATLEAVLLTHSHFDHTNMVNKLEMLYQPTVYLSKREAEYYRYRCNRLKTVEDMERIRIGDTLINCLVTPGHTQGSVCYWAGGNLFSGDTVFIEGCGLCDSEGGSAEDMYYSIHRLISLIPANVQVYPGHSFGEPPGREMSYLYKKNLYFQIDDINHFVKYRNRKNNTRIFDFK
- a CDS encoding alpha/beta fold hydrolase; protein product: MQLLKMVENGELTPEEALVMIRGKQQPVPAEPLDAAPAAQDGLDRLIRKVLVDGVAAVLKVPAAKIHPDTDWKSFGFDSISFTAFHSHIAERLKVDLPMNAFFEYDTINELSRYLLEQSHANPAEPAVVYAMAGAAAETPSQAAGVQQPQETGNAKRPAITAAPDVTTAKQNPAPSGTGTNQAIPHGLQLIGSTDHFPLRFWSELRDNRTGSGRYRSYSLKEMKEDRHRYIHLLADTPSGNSMEVVLSGQGQPIVLVGGVGMASPMVLKQLEYFSHNYKLICIHNPGCGLSEDISDYTLEGRAEIVAGVLDSLGIAEPVAFIGLSWGGLLGQTFSVMYPERVSHLILVSSIYEIVNENPKMNADDAMRQDLEAVPGGTDYLELLECGKSIDQQIFTKYMEYYLPGNQKSYSTLNILTQIQAPVLIVYGRNDTIINTRQSKVMGASIPGAKMLELEDAAHFLFMTHHEQLNRAVAGFLSGNCGQSSFNLKDNLEQMLDFEQRRTAELSIRGLECYGGLEEQLNRLCTGYAYRFLKESGIDVSPGTIHDRREWAQHLHLPAAYTRLLDSMIDMLAEDGIVKLMDSRVKFIAAPSAVSDPQPLYEACLESYPDFKGMLVFLDYCVGKYKEALSGRIPAVSVLFPKGSSEALEQSNQDTVEHGKERVYAGVVHDALALLIDGAEQGKVINILEVGGGTGLLTRQLLPLAERANVNYWFTDIGEYFLGKARQNPEFACLNFKAFDITKDPKAQGFVPGSFDAVLGLNVVHATRDIGGTVDNLKPLLVPGGVMMLIEACKPQRWVDMVWGLAEGWWVFEDHNLRHKSPVINPYAWEKVLSDSGFGEVQVLPNSDAGRFEADCVLAVAQYQ
- a CDS encoding acyl carrier protein, with product MNKAEISKEQIFEIMKDKMLDILPDLDAQRISREVSMKDLGANSIDRFDIISDTMDELQLKIPLVQFGNLKNIGEVVDYLHENL